In Thermotoga sp. Ku-13t, one genomic interval encodes:
- a CDS encoding divergent PAP2 family protein produces MYIFSSMLDLFRNTPLVATVLSFLVAQLIKIVTHRNFKAFKRYGGMPSGHAAAMSGLAFTLGRCLGYSSPITAVAVALLMVVVSDAVNLRPYVREDLGHTWLEAFAGIAVGFVVSHLLPARIPLW; encoded by the coding sequence TTGTACATTTTCTCTTCCATGCTTGATCTGTTCAGGAACACACCCCTCGTTGCCACGGTGCTTTCGTTCCTGGTCGCTCAGTTGATAAAGATCGTTACCCACCGGAATTTCAAGGCTTTCAAGAGATACGGTGGAATGCCTTCAGGGCATGCGGCAGCGATGTCCGGCCTCGCGTTCACACTCGGCAGATGTTTGGGGTACTCTTCCCCCATAACGGCCGTTGCCGTTGCCCTGCTGATGGTCGTCGTCTCAGATGCGGTCAACTTGAGGCCATACGTGAGAGAAGACCTCGGACACACGTGGCTAGAAGCGTTCGCCGGAATTGCGGTTGGTTTCGTTGTTTCACATCTTCTTCCAGCGAGGATTCCACTCTGGTGA
- a CDS encoding YifB family Mg chelatase-like AAA ATPase has protein sequence MPARLLSATLVGLNVFSIEVEVDIDRKSVIHDVDIVGLGDTAVKESKKRIKSALKNSGFDFPHGRIVVNLAPADLKKEGSLLDLPIALGVLQACGHLNRFDFLCVGELSLDGHIRRVKGVLTILVQLSKDGFSKPIVVPKENEAEARMVKNLNVYCFEHIKQVVEFANGLVKYEPVRFEGLPPFSYDEELDFADVKGQAMAKRALEIAAAGVHNVLMKGSPGAGKTMLARRISTILPPLSDEEAIEVLTIYSAIGQADMKKLTRPFRAPHHTASTVAIIGGGNDARPGEISLAHNGVLFLDEFPEFRHDVIEALRQPMEEGFVTVARAKATIVYPARFMLIAAMNPCPCGNYGDPKAVCNCSPYDIVRYNKKISGPIMDRMDILIQLPRLEPEEYFSKNSSERSEKIRERVMRAREIQKRRYREVNISTNSQLNSKLMKKFIQLDEKTEELLKLTVSRYNLSARSIDKILKVARTIADLEGSQDLDYKHVAEAIQYKLQMD, from the coding sequence ATGCCGGCAAGGCTCCTTTCCGCAACGCTCGTGGGATTGAACGTATTCTCAATCGAAGTAGAAGTTGACATCGACAGAAAAAGCGTGATCCACGATGTGGACATAGTTGGTCTGGGAGATACGGCCGTCAAGGAGAGCAAGAAAAGAATAAAGAGCGCACTGAAGAACTCTGGCTTCGATTTTCCTCATGGCAGAATTGTGGTGAACCTTGCACCTGCCGATTTGAAGAAAGAAGGCTCTTTGCTCGATCTTCCGATCGCCCTAGGTGTACTGCAGGCGTGCGGTCATCTGAACAGGTTCGATTTTCTCTGTGTCGGTGAGCTCTCACTCGATGGGCACATCAGAAGGGTCAAGGGCGTTCTGACTATCCTTGTGCAGCTCTCGAAAGATGGTTTTTCCAAGCCGATCGTTGTACCAAAAGAAAACGAAGCCGAGGCCAGGATGGTGAAAAATCTGAACGTGTATTGCTTCGAACACATCAAGCAGGTTGTGGAGTTCGCGAATGGCCTTGTGAAGTACGAACCTGTGAGGTTTGAAGGACTACCACCTTTCTCTTACGACGAAGAGCTTGACTTCGCCGACGTGAAAGGTCAAGCAATGGCTAAACGAGCCCTTGAGATTGCAGCCGCAGGGGTACACAACGTTCTCATGAAGGGCAGTCCGGGTGCGGGAAAAACTATGCTCGCAAGACGAATAAGCACGATCTTACCACCGCTTTCTGATGAGGAAGCCATAGAAGTGCTCACGATCTACAGTGCGATCGGCCAGGCCGATATGAAAAAGCTCACGCGACCTTTCCGCGCGCCACACCACACAGCCTCGACGGTGGCCATAATAGGTGGCGGAAATGATGCAAGGCCTGGCGAGATAAGCTTGGCACACAACGGCGTTCTTTTTCTGGACGAATTTCCCGAGTTCCGTCACGACGTGATAGAGGCGCTCAGACAACCCATGGAAGAAGGCTTTGTGACCGTGGCCAGAGCCAAAGCAACAATCGTGTATCCTGCACGATTCATGCTCATCGCGGCGATGAACCCCTGTCCCTGTGGGAACTATGGTGATCCGAAGGCGGTGTGCAATTGTTCCCCGTACGACATCGTCAGGTACAACAAGAAAATCTCCGGTCCCATCATGGACAGGATGGACATATTGATTCAGCTTCCGAGGCTCGAACCGGAAGAGTACTTCTCCAAAAACTCGTCAGAAAGGAGCGAAAAAATAAGAGAAAGGGTGATGAGAGCCCGTGAGATTCAAAAGAGGAGATACAGAGAAGTCAACATCTCGACGAATTCTCAGCTGAACTCGAAACTGATGAAAAAGTTCATCCAGCTCGACGAGAAGACCGAGGAACTCCTGAAACTCACCGTGTCGAGATACAACCTCTCCGCAAGATCGATCGACAAAATATTGAAAGTCGCGCGAACCATAGCGGACCTCGAAGGATCACAGGACCTGGATTACAAACACGTTGCCGAGGCGATCCAGTACAAGCTCCAGATGGACTGA
- the uvrA gene encoding excinuclease ABC subunit UvrA codes for MDSIRIKGARVHNLKNIDVEIPKNTITVITGVSGSGKSSLAMDTIYAEGQRRYLESLSAYARQFLGELKKPDVDSIEGLSPAIAIDQKSASHNPRSTVGTTTEVYDHLRVLFAKIGEPHCPSCGRPVEKKSIDEIVKDVFSRFPASSRIYVLSPIAIDKKGTFKKELQNLASKGFVRVEIDGQIFRIEEVGELDKNKRHTIKLVVDRLVLSETEKHRLADDIEIAFRESNGFVEIRNVDTNESLLFSEHMMCPVCGIGLPEINPKLFSFNNPYGACPNCHGLGYNLQIDPALVVNENLSIEEGALLPFGHSEYYMPIIRKIVRMFGASTEVPFKELPAIVQEALLYGYGDFEGAVNFLQRRYEQTASEDIKEWIEKNFIVQKICPVCNGKRLKPEALAVTIRGRNIIDVTNLTIEKAYKFFEDLQASLTERESKIVGDLLIEIKKRLQFMLDVGLGYLTLSRPVNTLSGGEAQRIRLATQIGSGLTGVTYVLDEPTIGLHQRDNIRLINTLKKLKDLGNTVIVVEHDEEIIKNADYVVDLGPFGGERGGRVVFAGTVQSLIENPNGSLTGEYLAGIKKIEFPKVRRKGNGKFLTIVGARHNNLKNITVSFPLGTFICVTGVSGSGKSSLIIDTLYPALMNAIYRTKMSVGEHDRIEGLENVDKVIAIDQSPIGRTPRSNPATYTKVFDDIRELFAMTPEARARGYTKSRFSFNLKGGRCEACQGHGLVKIEMLFLPDVYVECDVCKGRRYNEETLQVRYKGKNIHEVLEMSVEEALEFFKNVPTIYRTLSLLNEVGLGYIKLGQPATTLSGGEAQRIKLASELRKVATGKTIYILDEPTVGLHFEDVRKLIGVLHRLVDKGNTVIVIEHNLDVIKNADYIIDLGPEGGDEGGYVVATGTPEEVAKVEQSHTARFLREVLSKSSKFVHA; via the coding sequence TTGGATTCCATTAGAATAAAGGGTGCACGCGTTCACAACCTGAAGAACATAGACGTTGAGATCCCAAAGAACACCATCACCGTGATCACCGGTGTCTCTGGCTCTGGTAAGTCGTCTCTCGCCATGGACACCATATACGCCGAAGGCCAGCGCAGATACTTAGAATCTCTCTCCGCTTACGCCCGGCAATTCCTTGGAGAACTGAAGAAACCCGATGTTGACAGCATAGAGGGTCTCTCACCGGCCATAGCGATTGACCAGAAGAGTGCGTCACACAACCCGCGTTCCACCGTTGGTACCACAACGGAAGTGTACGACCATCTCAGAGTATTGTTCGCCAAGATTGGAGAACCTCACTGTCCTTCCTGCGGAAGGCCGGTCGAAAAGAAGAGTATTGACGAGATCGTCAAGGACGTCTTCTCCAGGTTTCCTGCCTCCTCACGCATTTACGTCCTCTCACCCATCGCGATAGACAAGAAAGGAACGTTCAAAAAGGAACTCCAGAATCTCGCCTCCAAAGGTTTCGTTCGCGTTGAGATAGATGGTCAGATCTTCAGAATTGAAGAAGTCGGAGAACTCGATAAGAACAAGCGGCACACGATCAAACTCGTAGTGGACAGATTGGTGTTGTCAGAAACCGAAAAGCATAGGCTCGCAGATGACATTGAAATTGCCTTCAGAGAGAGCAACGGTTTTGTCGAGATCAGAAACGTCGATACCAATGAAAGCCTGCTATTCAGCGAACATATGATGTGTCCGGTCTGTGGCATCGGACTTCCCGAGATAAACCCCAAGCTCTTCTCTTTCAACAATCCTTACGGAGCGTGTCCAAACTGCCATGGCCTTGGGTACAACCTCCAGATAGATCCTGCACTCGTTGTCAACGAGAATCTGAGCATAGAAGAAGGAGCGTTGCTTCCTTTCGGCCACAGTGAATACTACATGCCTATCATCAGGAAGATTGTGAGGATGTTCGGTGCCTCCACCGAAGTCCCATTCAAAGAATTGCCTGCGATCGTTCAGGAGGCACTCCTTTACGGTTATGGAGACTTCGAAGGCGCGGTCAATTTTCTACAGCGACGCTACGAGCAAACTGCGTCGGAGGACATAAAAGAGTGGATCGAAAAGAATTTCATCGTTCAGAAAATCTGTCCCGTCTGCAACGGTAAAAGGCTCAAACCCGAGGCGCTCGCCGTCACCATAAGGGGTCGCAACATCATCGACGTGACGAACCTCACCATAGAGAAGGCTTACAAATTCTTCGAAGACCTCCAGGCCTCTCTTACGGAGAGAGAAAGCAAGATCGTTGGAGATCTTTTGATCGAGATAAAGAAAAGACTCCAGTTCATGCTCGATGTGGGACTGGGTTACCTCACACTCTCACGACCCGTGAACACCCTGTCTGGTGGTGAAGCCCAGAGGATCAGGCTCGCCACGCAGATAGGTTCCGGCCTGACCGGTGTGACGTACGTTCTGGACGAACCAACGATTGGATTGCACCAGAGAGACAACATCAGGCTCATCAACACACTCAAGAAATTGAAGGACCTTGGAAACACCGTGATCGTGGTCGAACATGACGAAGAGATTATAAAGAATGCGGACTACGTAGTCGATCTTGGACCTTTCGGTGGTGAGCGCGGTGGCAGGGTCGTGTTCGCTGGCACGGTACAGAGTTTGATCGAAAATCCAAACGGATCTCTGACGGGAGAATATCTGGCCGGCATAAAGAAGATAGAATTTCCGAAGGTGCGCAGGAAAGGAAACGGTAAATTCTTGACGATCGTGGGTGCCAGACACAACAACTTGAAGAACATCACCGTCAGCTTTCCACTCGGCACTTTCATATGCGTCACGGGCGTATCGGGCTCTGGGAAATCCTCCTTGATCATCGATACGCTCTATCCCGCACTGATGAACGCGATCTACAGAACGAAGATGTCCGTTGGCGAGCACGACAGGATAGAAGGCCTGGAGAACGTCGACAAAGTTATCGCCATAGACCAGTCGCCCATAGGAAGAACGCCCCGGAGCAATCCTGCCACCTACACGAAGGTTTTTGATGACATCAGAGAGCTGTTCGCGATGACACCAGAGGCACGCGCGAGGGGTTACACCAAGAGCAGGTTCAGTTTCAACCTGAAGGGCGGCCGCTGTGAGGCCTGCCAGGGGCACGGACTCGTGAAAATAGAAATGCTGTTCCTACCAGACGTTTACGTCGAATGCGACGTGTGCAAGGGAAGACGCTACAACGAGGAAACCTTACAGGTCAGGTACAAAGGAAAAAACATTCACGAAGTGCTCGAAATGTCCGTCGAAGAAGCACTGGAATTCTTCAAGAACGTTCCAACGATTTACAGAACGCTGAGTTTACTCAACGAGGTAGGACTTGGTTACATCAAGCTTGGTCAACCTGCCACGACGCTCTCGGGCGGGGAAGCCCAGAGGATAAAGCTCGCTTCGGAACTGCGGAAAGTTGCCACCGGAAAAACTATCTACATACTCGATGAACCAACGGTGGGCCTACACTTCGAAGATGTGAGAAAACTTATCGGCGTGCTTCACAGACTCGTCGATAAGGGAAACACCGTCATAGTCATCGAACACAATCTGGACGTGATTAAGAACGCGGACTACATCATCGACCTCGGACCCGAAGGTGGAGATGAAGGGGGTTACGTCGTGGCGACCGGCACACCCGAAGAGGTGGCAAAAGTTGAACAGTCTCACACCGCGAGATTCTTGAGAGAAGTGCTGAGCAAGAGTTCCAAGTTTGTACACGCTTGA
- a CDS encoding CehA/McbA family metallohydrolase produces MRKVLLLLVLFLYSTSFCYQFYFANLHAHTAYSDGVGTPEEAFEHARRYVHVQAITDHAEYFSQKIDGQDKLLLTKAAAEKATTRDFVALWGFEWTGGVGHINVYCTDEWIDRTRSLQELYDWIVEKRALAQFNHPIATFGTFYDFEYDPKVDEFINLIEVGNGSWRGRIISDEMISNYVLALKKGWHLGATAGQDNHKGGWGSANDARTVILADELSLESILTALMQRRTYASEDKNAKLWFSCGQSVMGSIVETSESVSFGIRYEDDEPLEKLCLISESGTVTEWTVNSNYFETTLDMTPPDANEWYFLYAVQKDGDRIVSSPIWVRASRIYPVNVRFSSSPRTLNLSFDLVNFSDTASEVEVKIVVANQPEELRVFLQPKAKVVVNRSYTNLTPGSAEIRVELAGLIGWKGHAEVLRDSILLDVSHENDESRLTGWLNEASRCFGIVVEKNTAYFKKIPKNRLIVLPLPKKGSFPETRQLNDFEIENILRHLKMGGKIALVSYDGSIVDESFVKLVKAIDPDLNLSQIEDRIFLELRGKEMNNYASGGFIFARVNSLQDAIELLEELLK; encoded by the coding sequence ATGCGAAAGGTCCTGCTCCTTTTAGTACTTTTTCTTTACAGCACGAGTTTTTGCTACCAATTTTATTTTGCCAACCTGCACGCGCACACCGCTTACTCGGACGGTGTTGGAACACCCGAGGAAGCCTTCGAACACGCACGTAGATATGTTCATGTGCAGGCGATAACGGATCATGCAGAATACTTCAGCCAGAAAATCGACGGTCAGGACAAACTTCTGCTGACAAAAGCCGCTGCGGAGAAAGCTACAACAAGGGATTTTGTCGCACTCTGGGGTTTCGAATGGACCGGGGGAGTCGGTCATATCAACGTGTACTGCACCGATGAATGGATCGACAGAACCAGAAGTTTACAGGAACTGTACGACTGGATCGTAGAAAAAAGGGCGCTCGCACAGTTCAACCATCCCATTGCGACGTTCGGTACGTTCTACGACTTCGAATACGATCCCAAGGTCGATGAGTTCATCAATCTGATCGAGGTTGGCAACGGCAGCTGGCGCGGGAGAATCATCAGCGACGAGATGATCTCCAACTACGTCTTGGCGTTGAAGAAGGGCTGGCACCTTGGTGCAACCGCTGGTCAGGACAACCACAAGGGTGGCTGGGGTTCAGCGAACGATGCCCGCACGGTGATCCTCGCAGATGAACTGAGCCTGGAATCGATCCTGACCGCGCTCATGCAAAGACGCACTTATGCGAGCGAAGATAAGAACGCGAAACTCTGGTTCTCGTGTGGCCAATCGGTCATGGGATCGATCGTCGAGACGAGTGAGTCCGTTTCGTTCGGGATTCGCTACGAGGACGATGAACCACTGGAAAAACTCTGTTTGATCTCAGAGAGCGGAACGGTCACGGAGTGGACAGTGAACAGCAATTACTTTGAGACAACCCTGGATATGACTCCACCCGACGCGAACGAATGGTACTTTCTCTACGCTGTACAGAAAGACGGCGACAGGATCGTCTCGTCACCCATCTGGGTGAGGGCGTCCAGGATCTATCCTGTGAACGTGCGATTCTCTTCTTCGCCAAGGACGTTGAATCTCTCTTTCGACCTGGTGAACTTCTCGGATACAGCTTCAGAGGTGGAAGTGAAGATCGTGGTGGCCAACCAGCCAGAAGAGCTGAGAGTTTTTCTGCAGCCCAAAGCCAAAGTTGTTGTGAACAGATCTTACACCAACCTGACACCAGGTTCAGCAGAAATACGCGTTGAACTGGCAGGGTTGATCGGTTGGAAAGGGCACGCCGAAGTACTGAGAGATTCCATCCTCCTCGATGTGAGCCACGAGAACGACGAATCCAGACTCACAGGATGGCTGAACGAAGCCAGCAGGTGTTTTGGAATCGTGGTGGAGAAAAACACAGCTTATTTCAAAAAGATCCCAAAGAATCGTCTCATCGTCCTGCCGTTACCGAAGAAAGGAAGTTTTCCAGAGACCAGACAGTTGAACGATTTCGAAATCGAGAACATCCTGCGGCACCTCAAAATGGGTGGCAAAATAGCGCTGGTCTCGTACGATGGATCTATCGTTGACGAAAGCTTTGTGAAACTCGTGAAAGCCATCGATCCAGATCTGAATCTGTCACAGATCGAGGATCGTATCTTTTTGGAGCTTCGCGGAAAAGAGATGAACAATTACGCTTCAGGTGGTTTCATCTTCGCAAGAGTGAACAGTCTGCAAGACGCTATCGAACTGCTGGAGGAATTACTGAAATGA
- the tsaB gene encoding tRNA (adenosine(37)-N6)-threonylcarbamoyltransferase complex dimerization subunit type 1 TsaB — MKIFAIDTSSDQICLAYSDGKNIYSASYVGEQRHMVKLAPMIEDFSRLAGLRFEELDALACGVGPGSLTALRIGIATVQAIACAHGKRIIPVVSSKVMAMNFLFHEGHVVVVKHAREHFVYFSCYQKSEEVLSPKVLSLQEAFELAQGLRNPIFAGDAKQLFQRYGQISPDELEMLRGELLIREAMENQQHGVVVEPHRVEPLYLQKSIAEMNLEKRLGV, encoded by the coding sequence ATGAAAATATTCGCGATCGATACGTCCAGTGATCAGATCTGTTTGGCCTACAGCGATGGAAAGAACATCTACTCTGCCTCCTACGTCGGAGAACAGAGGCACATGGTCAAACTGGCTCCGATGATAGAAGACTTTTCAAGGCTCGCTGGGCTTCGTTTCGAAGAACTCGATGCGCTCGCATGCGGTGTGGGACCTGGAAGCTTGACAGCACTCAGGATAGGCATCGCCACCGTTCAGGCCATCGCGTGCGCTCATGGTAAGCGTATCATCCCGGTTGTTTCATCGAAGGTCATGGCCATGAACTTTCTTTTCCATGAAGGGCACGTCGTGGTGGTCAAACACGCGCGCGAGCATTTTGTTTATTTCTCGTGCTATCAGAAGTCAGAGGAGGTTTTATCTCCCAAGGTCCTCAGTCTTCAGGAGGCGTTCGAGCTTGCCCAGGGACTGAGGAATCCCATATTCGCTGGCGATGCCAAGCAACTTTTTCAGCGTTACGGGCAGATCAGTCCAGACGAGCTGGAAATGTTGAGGGGAGAACTGTTGATCCGGGAAGCGATGGAAAACCAACAGCATGGTGTGGTAGTTGAACCACACCGGGTTGAACCTCTGTACCTGCAAAAATCTATCGCCGAGATGAATCTTGAAAAGCGTCTGGGGGTTTAG
- a CDS encoding AAA family ATPase: MPRFRTTEEIEPTHGFIGQDRARKAVEQALEMREKGFNVFVVGLPGTGRRSFISSYLRQIAANLPTPKDWVYVYNFSNPAEPEAISLEPGRGKIFKQDMQQLTDEVMEALEKIFESDEYARRKSELEDEYLQKKTQLWEELKQKAAELGFAVQLTPTGVVTIPVYDGKPITPEMFETLPEEMRQTFNENGRKLKLIVEGTLYKSRRLDREYREKLMALDKDAALFTIGAMFEELKNQYESNPHIVRYLSNVQNDILENLAQLRSGEEEMRNAFKKRYSVNLIVDNSAVVGAPVVFERNPTYANLAGKVEYYSKGGMLFTDFTMIKAGAFHRANGGFLILEVENVLRYPYAWEYVKRCLMTEQIIIENLETALGLSSIVSLKPQPIPLNVKVFLISSPRLYYLLQLYDEDTEKLFRIKSEFDWEMELNRENIQKYLGFISSTCCRLNMPHLERQAVEKIMWYSSRIAGDRGKLSMRLGEISSLVREACNIAMKSGSKTVRKWDVDEAIKRREERVNLLQTKYDEHIKSRDLMIETRGSRLGQINGLTVIDLKDHSFGVPVKITAKVHLGDGGLIDIQREVDLSGNIHNKAVLTIEGFFRERYSRHVRLGLTATLSFEQVYSVVEGDSASVAEVLALISAITNVPLRQDIAVTGSMNQHGEVQPVGGVTEKVEGFYRACKLQGLIGTQGVVIPKANLKNLLLKDEVLESIKKGEFHIWTIEHIDEAIELLTGKKAGRATKDGNFEKGSVNYLVVQALKKAGKTEKRAKVKKRKEGS, translated from the coding sequence ATGCCCAGGTTCAGAACAACTGAAGAGATAGAGCCGACACACGGCTTCATAGGACAGGACAGGGCTCGTAAAGCGGTCGAACAAGCGCTCGAAATGAGGGAGAAAGGATTCAACGTCTTCGTTGTGGGACTACCAGGTACCGGCAGGAGAAGTTTTATCAGCTCCTATTTGAGACAGATCGCCGCGAACTTGCCAACTCCGAAAGATTGGGTGTACGTTTACAACTTCTCGAACCCTGCGGAGCCTGAAGCGATCTCACTCGAACCAGGTAGGGGGAAGATATTCAAGCAGGACATGCAGCAGCTCACGGATGAGGTTATGGAAGCACTCGAAAAGATCTTCGAGAGCGACGAATACGCGAGGCGGAAATCGGAACTGGAAGACGAATATCTGCAGAAAAAAACGCAGCTCTGGGAAGAACTGAAGCAGAAAGCTGCAGAACTCGGCTTTGCCGTCCAGTTGACACCGACGGGAGTTGTGACGATACCTGTTTACGATGGAAAACCGATCACACCGGAAATGTTCGAAACGTTGCCTGAAGAAATGAGGCAAACCTTCAACGAGAACGGCAGAAAGTTGAAACTCATAGTGGAAGGGACACTTTACAAATCCCGAAGACTGGATAGAGAATACAGAGAAAAACTCATGGCCCTCGATAAAGATGCCGCTCTGTTCACCATTGGGGCCATGTTCGAGGAACTGAAGAACCAGTACGAATCGAACCCGCACATCGTACGGTACCTTTCGAACGTTCAGAACGATATACTCGAGAACCTTGCACAGCTCCGAAGCGGGGAAGAAGAGATGCGCAACGCCTTCAAGAAAAGGTACTCGGTGAACCTCATCGTTGACAACTCTGCCGTTGTTGGAGCACCAGTTGTGTTCGAGCGAAATCCGACTTATGCGAACCTGGCTGGCAAGGTTGAATACTACAGCAAAGGTGGAATGCTCTTCACAGACTTCACGATGATCAAAGCGGGAGCTTTCCACCGTGCCAACGGAGGATTCCTCATACTGGAAGTGGAGAACGTGCTGAGGTATCCGTACGCATGGGAGTACGTGAAGAGGTGTTTGATGACCGAGCAAATAATCATCGAAAATCTGGAAACAGCGCTGGGACTTTCGAGTATCGTCTCCCTCAAGCCACAACCGATACCGCTCAACGTAAAGGTCTTTCTGATCAGTTCACCGAGACTCTATTATTTGCTTCAGCTGTACGATGAGGACACCGAAAAGCTCTTCCGAATAAAGAGTGAGTTCGACTGGGAGATGGAATTGAACAGGGAGAACATACAGAAATATCTCGGGTTCATTTCCTCAACCTGTTGCAGGCTCAACATGCCGCACCTCGAGAGACAAGCCGTTGAAAAGATCATGTGGTACTCCTCGCGAATCGCGGGTGATAGAGGAAAGCTCTCCATGAGGCTGGGTGAGATAAGCAGTCTCGTGAGGGAAGCGTGCAACATCGCGATGAAAAGTGGATCAAAAACGGTGAGGAAATGGGACGTGGATGAAGCGATAAAGCGACGAGAAGAGAGAGTGAATCTCCTCCAGACCAAGTACGATGAGCACATCAAATCGCGGGACCTGATGATAGAAACCAGAGGCAGCCGTTTGGGACAAATCAACGGTTTGACAGTGATAGATCTGAAGGATCATTCTTTCGGTGTGCCTGTCAAGATAACGGCGAAGGTTCATCTGGGAGATGGTGGACTGATAGACATCCAGAGAGAGGTAGATCTGAGTGGCAACATACACAACAAAGCGGTACTGACAATCGAAGGTTTCTTCAGGGAAAGGTACTCGAGACACGTTCGGCTGGGTCTCACCGCGACGCTGAGCTTCGAACAGGTCTACAGCGTTGTCGAAGGAGACAGTGCTTCGGTGGCCGAGGTGCTCGCCTTGATCTCTGCCATCACCAATGTGCCGTTGAGACAGGACATAGCCGTCACGGGTTCAATGAACCAGCATGGGGAAGTCCAGCCCGTTGGTGGCGTCACAGAAAAAGTTGAAGGCTTTTACAGGGCCTGCAAGCTTCAGGGGCTCATCGGGACCCAGGGCGTGGTGATACCGAAGGCCAACTTGAAGAACCTCCTGCTGAAGGACGAAGTTCTGGAGAGTATCAAAAAAGGAGAGTTCCACATCTGGACCATAGAACACATAGACGAAGCTATCGAACTGCTCACCGGTAAGAAGGCCGGTCGAGCGACAAAAGATGGAAACTTCGAAAAAGGATCGGTCAATTACCTGGTGGTCCAGGCGCTCAAGAAAGCTGGAAAGACCGAAAAAAGAGCGAAAGTTAAGAAGCGAAAGGAAGGTTCCTAA
- a CDS encoding FmdB family zinc ribbon protein — translation MPLYRYVCPKCGEEQILLMRMNDKAPQCPKCGDEMEKQIPRVQLKNAGSSCSGSSCSSCSSCTSRS, via the coding sequence ATGCCACTCTACAGGTACGTTTGTCCAAAATGCGGAGAGGAACAGATCTTGCTGATGAGAATGAACGATAAAGCACCCCAGTGTCCAAAATGCGGAGATGAGATGGAAAAACAGATACCGCGTGTGCAATTGAAAAACGCTGGCAGTTCCTGCAGTGGTAGCAGTTGTTCCAGTTGCTCTTCCTGCACTTCACGTTCCTGA
- a CDS encoding FMN-binding protein yields the protein MRRLISSALITVLSLSLIVFMYGNGSTRIYRDGTFVAVSQADRYGYAMVTVVLENDKIKDVSIKEFDGFGVEKLYDVYGQYFPVLREAHETLAKRIVEANSYQVDVFTGATGTSKKVMEAVKFALEKAKVEPSETKYLNGTFMGVSDYTARGHAVAWVTIENDRIVKVELEETTPSVKDGQVVTDAAGRTVWVFKGSDYPWPEFHEAKKAIAKAVVEKQTPQVDVYTGATSSSNKFIQAIQRALEWAKARQ from the coding sequence TTGCGAAGGTTGATTTCATCCGCGCTCATCACGGTGTTGTCCCTCTCGCTGATCGTTTTCATGTATGGAAACGGTTCTACCAGGATTTACAGGGATGGGACGTTCGTGGCGGTTTCCCAAGCTGACAGGTACGGTTACGCCATGGTGACGGTGGTTCTGGAAAATGACAAGATCAAAGATGTCAGCATCAAGGAGTTCGATGGTTTTGGTGTCGAAAAGCTCTACGACGTCTACGGGCAGTACTTCCCAGTTCTGAGGGAAGCCCATGAAACTCTAGCAAAACGAATCGTAGAAGCGAACAGCTACCAGGTGGATGTGTTCACCGGTGCGACGGGTACTTCGAAGAAAGTAATGGAAGCGGTGAAGTTCGCGCTGGAGAAGGCTAAGGTTGAACCGAGCGAGACGAAGTATCTCAACGGTACCTTCATGGGAGTTTCTGACTACACTGCCAGGGGCCATGCGGTAGCCTGGGTCACGATTGAGAATGACAGAATCGTCAAGGTCGAGCTCGAGGAAACCACGCCTTCGGTCAAGGATGGACAAGTGGTCACTGACGCTGCAGGGAGAACGGTGTGGGTTTTCAAGGGCTCCGACTATCCGTGGCCCGAGTTCCATGAAGCCAAGAAGGCCATAGCGAAGGCTGTCGTTGAGAAACAGACGCCCCAGGTCGATGTGTACACCGGAGCGACTTCCAGTTCGAACAAGTTCATCCAGGCGATTCAAAGAGCACTGGAGTGGGCCAAAGCGCGTCAGTAA